A window from Mustela erminea isolate mMusErm1 chromosome 17, mMusErm1.Pri, whole genome shotgun sequence encodes these proteins:
- the LOC116575804 gene encoding olfactory receptor 10C1-like has translation MDPLNRTWTPSFLLAGFAAPRTLRPLAFLGTLCIYVLTLAGNLFIIVLVRADAALSTPMYFFLSVLSFLELWYVSTTAPTLLHTWLHGRSPIPAATCFIQLYVFHSLGMTECYLLGVMALDRYLAICRPLHYHALMSRKVRLWLAGGSWGAGFSAALVPAGLTASLPFCWKEVAHYFCDLAPLMRLACVDTGWHAQVYIVVIGMVNICNLVLILGLYGGILRAVLKLPSVASRAKAFSTCSSHMTVVALFFGSAFVVYVGSAGSRAEGTDKRIALVYALLTPFLNPIIYTLRNKEVKEAVRRVTQRIRAMLKGP, from the coding sequence ATGGACCCGCTGAACCGCACCTGGACCCCGAGTTTCCTTCTTGCTGGTTTCGCGGCCCCCAGGACGCTGCGGCCCCTGGCGTTCCTGGGCACCCTGTGCATCTACGTCCTCACGCTGGCCGGGAACTTGTTCATCATCGTGCTGGTGCGGGCAGATGCAGCGCTGTCcacacccatgtacttcttcctcagcGTCCTCTCCTTCCTGGAGCTCTGGTACGTCAGCACCACGGCGCCCACGCTGCTGCACACGTGGCTCCACGGGCGCTCACCCATCCCGGCCGCCACGTGTTTCATCCAGCTGTACGTCTTCCACTCCCTGGGCATGACCGAGTGCTACCTGCTGGGGGTCATGGCGCTGGACCGCTACCTGGCCATCTGCCGCCCGCTGCACTACCACGCCCTCATGAGCAGAAAGGTGCGGTTGTGGCTGGCGGGGGGCTCGTGGGGGGCCGGCTTCTCCGCGGCACTGGTGCCGGCCGGCCTCACGGCCAGTCTGCCCTTCTGCTGGAAAGAGGTGGCCCACTACTTTTGTGACCTGGCCCCGCTGATGCGGCTGGCGTGTGTGGACACAGGCTGGCACGCTCAAGTGTATATTGTAGTGATTGGAATGGTCAACATATGCAACCTTGTGCTCATTTTAGGACTCTACGGGGGTATCCTGAGGGCTGTGCTGAAGCTGCCATCGGTGGCCAGCCGGGCCaaggccttctccacctgctcctcccacaTGACCGTGGTGGCCCTCTTCTTTGGTTCTGCCTTTGTTGTCTATGTCGGGTCAGCTGGGAGTCGTGCTGAAGGCACAGATAAGCGTATTGCCCTGGTGTATGCCCTTCTCACCCCTTTCCTCAACCCCATCATCTACACACTCCGCAATAAGGAGGTGAAGGAGGCTGTCAGAAGGGTCACCCAGAGGATCAGGGCTATGTTGAAGGGACCCTGA